The Phycisphaeraceae bacterium genome segment AAGGTCGGCGACGTCGCGGAGGGTGAGGGTGGGGTCGGTGACGGAATCGAGGATTCTGGCCGCGAGGCCGGGGGAGGGGTTGAAGGAGGAGGGGAGGTTGAGCATGACCCGTGCAGGATACGGGTTTTTGACGGTATGTCAATAGGGTTTTGATAGGAATATGTACAATTCGTCCAAGTGGTGAATTGGTGAGGAGTTGCGCGAGGGTCTTGCGGTGGGGCGGAGGGTTGCGGGTGCAAAGGGAACCATGCTGGTTCCCTCTGCTACTCCCTCCGGCGGGGAGTGGCGGGGTGGTGCCGGAGGGCAGGATGCACCGACTCAACCGCAGAGCCGGTTGAGTCGGTGGCACGATATCGGTGCCACCTGCCAGTTGGCCGCGGATCGTCATTCAGGGTGGCGAGCGAACAGCCGATGTATATACTGTGTATTGACGGTGTGTCACCTTGGTAAGGAGGCTTTGATTGGTCAAGACGCTCACCAAGCACGGCAACAGCTACGCCCTCGTGATCGACAAGCCGATCCTCGAGTTGCTCAAGATCCGGCCGGATTCGCCGCTCGAAGTCAGCACCGACGGCAAGGTGCTGACGATCACGCCGCAGCGCGACACAGATCGTGAGGAGCGAGTGTCGCGGTCGCTGGAGAAGGCGAATCGCCGGTATGGCAAGGCTCTCAAGCGGCTCGCCGAGTAGGTCCTTGTGGAGCCGCAGTTTCTCCGCGTTGATGAGGTGCTTCGCATTCATGCGGACCAGGTCGAGCG includes the following:
- a CDS encoding AbrB/MazE/SpoVT family DNA-binding domain-containing protein encodes the protein MVKTLTKHGNSYALVIDKPILELLKIRPDSPLEVSTDGKVLTITPQRDTDREERVSRSLEKANRRYGKALKRLAE